Proteins found in one Chionomys nivalis chromosome 15, mChiNiv1.1, whole genome shotgun sequence genomic segment:
- the LOC130887661 gene encoding palmitoyltransferase ZDHHC11-like, whose protein sequence is MPRDRPLCALSISQINICGVSRNRVLPEAQANNVKKIVPRPLSRVNGWSPPLHSFQAISWTTSLVMFVAAFGIFIPFLPRSWKYAAYVVSFVLLMGGLSLFHLIVHLVATTIDPADTNVRLKKDYSEPVPTFDRSKHAHVIQNQYCNLCEVTVSKKAKHCSSCNKCVSGFDHHCKWLNNCVGSRNYRYFFCSVASAAVGVLIVMVILLYVFIQYFVNPGELRTDPLYKEISAENIWLLFLPLWPVPVKTPVVLSIIVVVFLLAIASFVLLGHLLIFHFYLIAKNLSTFDYMMQPRFQRNSHSSEKKELPLRKKGNLSQEKSSNLNWSQCSPRMESGKFLLSTLPPKSNTGFIAPSPKIPSQ, encoded by the exons ATGCCCAGGGACAGACCGCTCTGTGCCCTTTCTATCTCTCAGATAAACATCTGTGGTGTGAGCCGGAACCGGGTCCTCCCAGAAGCCCAGGCCAACAATGTGAAGAAGATCGTACCACGCCCTTTATCCAGGGTGAATGGCTGGTCACCGcccctccactccttccaggCAATATCCTGGACCACCTCTCTGGTCATGTTCGTTGCTGCCTTTGGGATCTTCATCCCCTTTCTGCCAAGGAGCTGGAAATATGCTGCCTATGTTGTATCCTTTGTGCTA CTGATGGGTGGGTTGTCCTTGTTCCACCTCATCGTGCACTTGGTCGCAACTACCATTGATCCAGCTGACACCAATGTCCGACTCAAAAAGGACTACTCGGAGCCTGTGCCGACCTTCGACCGGTCCAAACACGCACACGTGATCCAGAACCAGTACTGCAACCTGTGTGAGGTTACTGT GAGCAAGAAAGCCAAGCATTGCAGCTCCTGCAACAAATGTGTCTCTGGCTTCGACCACCACTGCAAATGGCTGAACAACTGTGTGGGCAGCAGAAACTACCG GTACTTCTTCTGCTCTGTGGCCTCAGCGGCAGTTGGTGTGCTTATCGTGATGGTTATCTTGCTGTACGTCTTCATCCAGTACTTTGTCAACCCTGGCGAGCTTCGCACAGACCCTCTGTATAAAG AGATCAGTGCTGAGAACATATGGCTGCTGTTCCTCCCACTGTGGCCTGTGCCTGTGAAGACCCCCGTGGTCCTGTCCATCATAGTGGTGGTGTTCCTGCTAGCCATTGCCAGCTTTGTGCTGCTCGGGCACCTGCTCATCTTCCACTTCTACCTGA TCGCCAAGAACCTGAGCACATTTGACTACATGATGCAGCCCCGATTCCAGAGGAATTCACACTCATCAGAAAAGAAAGAGCTACCTCTACGGAAAAAGGGGAACCTTTCCCAG GAAAAGAGTAGTAACTTGAACTGGTCTCAATGTTCACCGAG GATGGAGTCCGGGAAGTTCCTGCTGTCTACTCTTCCGCCGAAGTCAAATACGGGTTTCATAGCTCCATCTCCAAAGATTCCTTCACAGTAA